In a single window of the Argonema galeatum A003/A1 genome:
- a CDS encoding tetratricopeptide repeat protein, with protein MKESLLIALQHYQAGRLPQAEQIYCQILQKEPYNIDALQLLGITATGLGKHELAIECFSTCVKVSPGVADFHYNLGMALQEQNRVEEALVCYQQTLALEPNHAGAYYNLGKALQEQGRLPEATACYQQAILLEPNYAELHNRLGIVLQEQGLLAEATTYYNQALTIEPNYAEAYSNLGSVWLGQGELEEAITYYQQALALKPDDALLYNNLGGAMYKQRRLVEAVDCYQKALVQEPDNPVLYSNLGVTLKDLGKLEEAITCYRQALFLDPNYAEAYSNLGGAMKQQKQLQEALVCYRQALALNPHQAEFYNNLGNALEDGGDLEEALVCYRQALALNPKLAMTQNNLAHALLFQGKLEKAIAYLQPNSQLNPSDRFSRAYLLLLAGDLQRGFAEYESRWLGGETPPRQFPQPLWDGSRLEGRTILLHAEQGLGDTIQFIRYAPLVAASGGRLIVDCPASLIRLLESISCIDRLIVQDTTLPEFDVHAPLMSLPWILGTTLENVPAQIPYLAAPESSIELEIPSESKLKVGIVWATYSSGKTAEKRSSPLSHFLKLTDIPGIAFYSLEKDPQEQDLILLRQAACVQNLSHLLNDFADTAAVIAQLDLVITIDTSVAHLAGALGKQVWVLLPFDPDWRWMLHREDSPWYPTMRLFRQPQPGDWPSLFVLVTQALRNLASIAKC; from the coding sequence TTGAAAGAATCTTTATTAATTGCTCTCCAACATTATCAAGCTGGGCGGTTACCTCAAGCCGAGCAGATATATTGCCAAATTCTACAAAAAGAGCCCTATAATATTGACGCCCTCCAATTACTTGGTATAACAGCCACTGGACTTGGCAAACACGAGCTAGCCATTGAATGTTTTAGCACTTGTGTCAAAGTTAGTCCTGGAGTGGCAGACTTTCATTACAATTTGGGCATGGCGCTGCAAGAGCAGAATCGTGTCGAGGAAGCTCTAGTCTGCTACCAACAAACTTTGGCACTCGAACCAAATCATGCTGGAGCGTACTACAATCTGGGCAAGGCGCTGCAAGAACAAGGTCGGTTGCCAGAAGCAACCGCTTGCTACCAGCAAGCTATATTGCTCGAACCAAACTATGCCGAACTTCACAATCGCCTGGGAATCGTTCTTCAGGAACAAGGGCTATTGGCAGAGGCAACTACTTATTACAATCAAGCCTTGACTATCGAGCCAAATTATGCTGAAGCTTATAGCAATTTGGGCAGTGTATGGTTAGGGCAAGGTGAGCTAGAAGAAGCCATTACCTACTATCAGCAAGCCTTAGCGCTCAAACCGGATGATGCCCTACTTTATAATAACTTGGGCGGTGCTATGTACAAACAGCGTCGCCTAGTAGAAGCTGTTGATTGCTATCAGAAAGCTTTGGTTCAGGAACCAGATAATCCTGTACTTTACAGCAACTTGGGCGTTACGCTTAAAGATTTGGGAAAGCTAGAGGAAGCCATTACTTGCTATCGACAAGCTCTCTTCCTCGATCCAAACTATGCCGAAGCTTACAGCAACTTGGGCGGTGCGATGAAACAGCAGAAGCAGTTACAGGAAGCTCTAGTCTGCTACCGTCAAGCTTTGGCTTTAAATCCTCACCAGGCAGAGTTTTATAATAACTTGGGCAATGCCTTGGAGGATGGGGGGGATCTGGAAGAAGCTCTAGTTTGCTACCGTCAAGCGTTAGCACTAAATCCCAAGCTAGCAATGACCCAGAACAACCTAGCCCATGCACTTCTATTTCAAGGCAAGCTAGAAAAGGCAATAGCCTACTTGCAACCAAACAGCCAACTCAATCCGAGCGATCGCTTTAGTCGAGCTTATCTCCTACTGCTGGCTGGGGATTTACAGCGGGGATTTGCCGAGTACGAAAGCCGGTGGTTAGGAGGAGAAACGCCGCCGCGTCAGTTTCCGCAGCCTTTGTGGGATGGATCTCGCTTGGAAGGTAGAACGATTCTACTCCACGCCGAGCAAGGGTTAGGAGATACTATTCAGTTTATTCGTTATGCACCTTTAGTAGCGGCATCTGGCGGTCGCTTAATAGTGGATTGTCCGGCATCCCTGATTCGCTTGTTGGAGAGTATTTCCTGTATTGATCGACTAATCGTACAGGATACCACATTGCCTGAATTTGACGTTCACGCACCATTGATGAGCTTACCGTGGATATTGGGTACAACCTTGGAGAACGTACCCGCACAAATTCCCTATCTAGCTGCGCCGGAATCTTCTATTGAACTGGAAATTCCTTCTGAAAGTAAACTAAAGGTAGGAATTGTCTGGGCAACCTATTCGAGCGGTAAGACTGCCGAAAAGCGATCGTCTCCCCTCTCTCACTTCCTCAAACTGACAGATATACCGGGAATTGCGTTTTACAGCCTTGAAAAAGACCCCCAAGAACAAGATCTAATCCTATTGCGGCAAGCAGCCTGCGTGCAAAATTTGAGTCATCTGCTCAACGACTTCGCCGACACAGCTGCAGTCATAGCGCAGTTGGATTTAGTCATCACCATAGACACATCTGTTGCTCATTTAGCTGGAGCTTTGGGTAAACAAGTTTGGGTATTGCTACCTTTTGACCCGGACTGGCGTTGGATGCTTCACCGGGAGGACAGTCCCTGGTATCCAACCATGCGACTATTTCGTCAGCCACAACCAGGAGACTGGCCCAGCCTATTCGTGCTGGTAACTCAAGCCCTGCGAAATTTAGCCAGTATAGCAAAGTGCTGA
- the ilvD gene encoding dihydroxy-acid dehydratase, with the protein MPDNLKSQVVTQGAQRTPNRAMLRAVGFGDRDFTKPIVGLANGYSTITPCNMGINQLAIRAEAGIRAADAMPQMFGTITISDGISMGTEGMKYSLVSREVIADSIETVCNGQSMDGVLAIGGCDKNMPGAMIAIARLNIPAIFVYGGTIKPGHHNGRDLTVVSAFEAVGEYSAGKIDANELLEVERKACPGAGSCGGMYTANTMSSAFEAMGMSLPYSSTMAAEDAEKAESAEKSAFVLVEAIRKQLLPLDIITRKAFENAISVIMAVGGSTNAVLHLLALAHSAGVELCLDDFETIRARVPVLCDLKPSGKYVATDLHKAGGIPQVMKMLLVNNLLHGDALTITGKTVAEVLADVPDEPPANQDVIRPWNNPIYSQGHLAILRGNLATEGAVAKITGIKKSQITGPARVYESEESCLEAILANQIKPGDVIVIRYEGPKGGPGMREMLAPTSAIIGAGLGDSVGLITDGRFSGGTYGMVVGHVAPEAAVGGAIALVKEGDIITIDANARSLHLDISDEELERRRAEWQPPKPRYTMGVLAKYAKLVSSSSVGAVTDLGLV; encoded by the coding sequence ATGCCGGATAATCTCAAAAGCCAAGTTGTTACCCAAGGGGCACAGCGGACGCCTAACCGGGCCATGCTACGTGCGGTTGGTTTTGGCGATCGCGACTTCACTAAACCTATTGTCGGTCTTGCGAACGGGTATAGCACGATTACCCCTTGCAATATGGGCATAAATCAGCTAGCTATTCGCGCCGAAGCTGGAATTCGCGCTGCCGATGCGATGCCTCAGATGTTCGGTACAATCACGATCAGCGATGGCATTTCGATGGGAACTGAAGGGATGAAATATTCCCTGGTATCGCGGGAAGTAATTGCTGACTCGATCGAAACAGTCTGTAACGGCCAAAGTATGGATGGGGTGCTGGCAATTGGCGGTTGCGATAAAAATATGCCGGGGGCGATGATTGCGATCGCTCGCCTGAATATCCCTGCCATTTTCGTCTACGGCGGTACGATTAAACCCGGTCATCACAACGGACGCGACCTTACGGTTGTCAGCGCTTTTGAAGCTGTGGGAGAATACAGCGCTGGTAAAATTGACGCCAACGAACTGCTGGAGGTGGAGCGCAAAGCTTGTCCCGGTGCCGGTTCCTGCGGCGGTATGTACACGGCGAATACCATGTCTTCTGCTTTTGAAGCAATGGGCATGAGTCTGCCCTATTCCTCGACTATGGCAGCTGAAGATGCCGAAAAAGCAGAAAGTGCGGAAAAATCTGCTTTTGTCTTGGTGGAAGCAATTCGCAAACAACTCCTGCCGCTTGACATTATCACCCGCAAAGCCTTTGAAAATGCTATTTCTGTAATTATGGCTGTGGGTGGTTCTACGAATGCGGTGCTGCACTTGCTGGCTCTAGCTCACTCTGCTGGTGTCGAGTTATGCTTGGATGACTTTGAAACTATTCGCGCCCGCGTACCAGTGCTGTGCGATTTAAAACCATCTGGCAAATATGTGGCGACCGACTTACACAAAGCTGGCGGTATTCCCCAAGTGATGAAAATGTTGCTGGTGAACAACCTGCTGCACGGCGACGCCCTCACCATCACGGGAAAAACTGTTGCCGAAGTGTTGGCAGATGTTCCCGATGAACCACCAGCAAATCAGGATGTTATCCGTCCCTGGAATAACCCGATCTATTCTCAGGGACACTTAGCGATTTTGAGAGGAAATCTGGCAACAGAAGGTGCTGTAGCAAAAATTACTGGCATCAAAAAGTCCCAAATCACAGGCCCAGCAAGGGTGTATGAATCTGAGGAATCCTGTTTAGAGGCGATTTTAGCTAATCAGATTAAACCAGGGGATGTCATTGTCATCCGCTACGAAGGGCCGAAGGGTGGCCCCGGAATGCGGGAAATGCTGGCCCCCACTTCGGCAATTATTGGTGCTGGATTGGGAGATTCCGTGGGATTGATTACCGATGGACGGTTTTCTGGCGGTACTTATGGTATGGTAGTCGGTCACGTGGCACCAGAGGCAGCTGTGGGAGGTGCGATCGCTCTTGTCAAGGAAGGCGATATCATCACAATTGATGCCAATGCGCGATCGTTGCATCTCGACATATCCGATGAAGAATTAGAACGCCGCCGCGCTGAGTGGCAACCGCCCAAACCCCGTTATACGATGGGTGTATTGGCAAAATACGCCAAATTGGTATCTTCCAGCAGTGTGGGTGCCGTAACCGATTTAGGCTTAGTTTAA
- a CDS encoding pentapeptide repeat-containing protein produces the protein MDANELLRRYAAGERDFWETNLRGVSLIGVDLSGVNLRGADLSGANLRGASLISVNLREANLRGANLQANLSEANLIAANLSEANLSEANLSEASLRGANLENANLSGANLSEAILSEAQMRGANLSGAKLIDAPMNRAYLIDANLSGAILDGAILTNAILSGANLEKAHLVSAILIGAVLEGTNLTGADLSRAKLSGANLTGANLSQANMRGATISWATLRGTNFRGANLFRAKLGWSNMTGAILSEAILIDANLNRANLHGAELQGAIMPDGRGHE, from the coding sequence ATGGATGCCAATGAATTGCTGAGACGATATGCTGCCGGTGAGAGAGATTTTTGGGAGACCAATCTGCGGGGAGTATCTCTGATCGGCGTTGACCTGAGCGGGGTCAACTTACGTGGGGCAGACCTAAGTGGAGCGAATTTGAGGGGAGCCTCCCTAATTAGTGTAAATCTCCGGGAAGCCAACCTGCGGGGAGCCAACCTGCAAGCTAACTTGAGCGAAGCTAACCTGATTGCAGCCAACTTGAGCGAAGCCAACTTGAGTGAAGCTAATCTGAGCGAAGCGAGCTTGCGGGGAGCCAACTTGGAGAACGCCAACCTGAGTGGGGCCAACCTGAGCGAGGCTATTCTGAGCGAAGCTCAAATGCGGGGAGCCAACCTGAGTGGGGCTAAACTAATTGACGCACCTATGAATCGGGCCTATCTGATTGACGCCAACCTGAGTGGAGCCATCTTAGACGGAGCCATCTTGACGAATGCCATCTTGAGCGGAGCCAACCTAGAGAAAGCCCACCTTGTAAGTGCCATCCTCATTGGAGCGGTTCTGGAGGGGACTAACCTGACTGGAGCAGACTTGAGCCGAGCAAAACTGAGTGGAGCCAATTTGACTGGTGCTAACCTAAGCCAAGCCAATATGAGGGGAGCAACCATAAGTTGGGCAACCCTGCGCGGGACTAATTTTCGAGGTGCTAATCTCTTCCGGGCGAAACTCGGCTGGTCTAATATGACGGGAGCTATCTTGAGCGAGGCTATATTGATTGATGCCAATCTAAATCGGGCTAATCTACACGGTGCCGAACTCCAAGGGGCAATTATGCCCGATGGCAGAGGTCACGAGTAA
- the sir gene encoding sulfite reductase, ferredoxin dependent, with protein MTQTPTQTPPVPKLSKVEGLKERSNYLREPVATEILQDTNSFTEDATQILKFHGSYQQDNRDNRVKGQEKDYQFMLRTRSPGGFIPPQLYLTLDRLSGEYGNNTLRVTTRQGFQLHGILKKNLKAALAAIIKSMGSTLGACGDLNRNVMAPPAPFKNSQEYKYAWEYADNIADLLTPQTGAYYEIWLDGEKFVTGEENPQVVAARLRNGKGTNLEDKEEPLYGTNYMPRKFKCSVTVPGDNSVDLFSQDLSLVVITNNRGELEGFNVFAGGGLGRTHNKEETFPRLADAIGYVAKEDVYDLVKAIVAIQRDNGDRTDRRHARMKYLLEDWGVDKFRTNVEGYFGKQIQPSKPLPEWKYLDFLGWEEQGDGKLFVGISIENGRVKDEGNLKLRSALREIVEKFQLPIRLTPHQNLIICDIAPAQKREIQQILDRSGVKMESELDPLVRYSMACPALPTCGLATTESERAMPGILERIRALLVKVGLSEEHFVVRMTGCPNGCARPYLAELGFVGRSPDVYQLWLGADPHQTRLAEPYIEKLDIQNLEATLEPLFVYFKKEQQKQEKSESFGDFCHRVGLEALRTFTATYESAPVTLELTNGHSASSFMGETIVETLSETPSETTAAVTKIRRRVTVRDDVYQRLKEIAVTQGKPVVELATEAIEAYLNANSDSQPS; from the coding sequence ATGACCCAGACTCCGACTCAAACTCCTCCGGTTCCCAAACTTTCCAAAGTGGAAGGACTTAAAGAACGCAGTAATTATTTGCGGGAACCCGTTGCCACTGAGATACTGCAAGACACGAACAGCTTCACCGAAGACGCCACTCAGATTCTCAAGTTTCACGGGTCTTACCAACAGGACAACCGCGATAATCGGGTTAAGGGTCAGGAGAAGGACTATCAGTTCATGCTGCGTACCCGCAGTCCGGGTGGCTTCATTCCGCCGCAGCTGTATCTTACCCTGGATCGGCTGAGCGGGGAATATGGAAACAATACCCTACGAGTAACTACCCGTCAAGGGTTTCAGCTGCACGGCATTTTAAAGAAAAATCTCAAAGCCGCACTCGCTGCCATCATCAAAAGTATGGGGTCAACTTTGGGGGCTTGCGGCGACCTCAACCGCAACGTCATGGCACCACCGGCACCCTTTAAGAATAGCCAGGAATATAAATATGCCTGGGAGTACGCAGACAACATCGCTGACTTGCTAACTCCTCAGACTGGCGCTTACTACGAAATTTGGTTGGATGGCGAAAAATTTGTCACTGGGGAAGAAAACCCACAAGTAGTAGCCGCACGGCTGCGGAACGGGAAAGGCACTAACTTGGAGGACAAGGAAGAGCCGCTCTACGGCACTAATTATATGCCCCGGAAGTTCAAGTGCAGCGTAACCGTGCCGGGGGATAATTCCGTTGACCTGTTCTCTCAAGACCTCAGTTTAGTGGTAATTACCAATAACCGGGGAGAGTTAGAGGGATTTAACGTTTTTGCCGGTGGCGGACTGGGACGCACTCACAATAAAGAAGAGACTTTCCCGCGTCTAGCAGATGCAATTGGCTATGTGGCAAAGGAAGATGTCTACGACTTGGTTAAAGCGATCGTAGCAATACAGCGAGATAATGGCGATCGCACCGACAGGCGTCATGCGCGGATGAAATATCTGCTGGAAGACTGGGGCGTCGATAAATTCCGCACTAATGTAGAAGGCTACTTTGGCAAACAGATCCAACCCTCAAAGCCGCTGCCAGAATGGAAATATCTAGACTTCCTGGGTTGGGAAGAACAGGGAGATGGCAAGCTTTTTGTGGGTATTTCGATCGAAAATGGCCGCGTTAAAGATGAAGGCAACCTGAAACTCAGAAGCGCCCTGCGGGAAATAGTAGAGAAATTTCAGCTGCCCATTCGCCTGACACCCCATCAAAATCTGATTATCTGCGATATCGCACCAGCGCAGAAGCGGGAAATTCAGCAGATTCTCGATCGCAGCGGTGTCAAAATGGAGTCAGAACTCGACCCGCTCGTCCGTTACTCAATGGCTTGTCCTGCGCTACCCACGTGCGGTTTGGCAACCACCGAATCGGAACGAGCTATGCCGGGTATACTAGAGCGAATTCGGGCGCTGTTAGTCAAAGTAGGATTGTCAGAAGAACACTTCGTAGTGCGGATGACAGGTTGCCCCAACGGCTGCGCTCGTCCGTATCTCGCCGAACTTGGCTTCGTCGGCAGATCGCCCGACGTTTACCAACTTTGGCTGGGTGCTGACCCGCATCAGACTCGTTTGGCAGAACCTTACATCGAGAAGTTGGATATCCAGAATCTCGAAGCAACCTTAGAACCGCTGTTTGTTTATTTCAAGAAAGAACAACAAAAGCAGGAAAAATCCGAAAGTTTTGGCGACTTTTGTCATAGAGTAGGTTTAGAGGCGCTTAGAACCTTTACTGCTACCTACGAATCAGCGCCAGTTACGCTAGAGTTAACCAACGGTCATTCTGCTTCTTCTTTTATGGGCGAGACTATAGTCGAGACACTTTCGGAGACACCTTCGGAAACCACAGCTGCTGTTACTAAAATTCGGCGTCGCGTCACAGTTCGCGATGATGTTTATCAACGTCTTAAGGAAATTGCCGTCACTCAAGGCAAGCCTGTCGTTGAGTTAGCAACCGAGGCGATAGAAGCGTATTTAAACGCTAATTCAGACTCACAGCCCTCTTGA